The window GGCCGTGGTGCGGCTGGTCGACGAGGGGCGGCACCGCGAAGTCCGCGCGCTGCTCGACGCGTACGTCCGCGTCCGCACCCCGGAGGAGGCCGCCCGCAGCGCCGAGCCCGCCCCGAAGAGGCTCGTACCGCTGCTGCTGGACGCCGCCCGGGGTGTCTCGGACGAGCGTTACTGGGATCTCGTCCATGCGCTGCGGGTGGCGGGCTACACGGCGTGACGCCCCCGATCATGGCGCGCGCCTGAACACGGCGCGACGCCCCCAGTCATGGGCTGACACCCCTCCCACCGGCCCCATCCGTCCCCCACTGGAGTGTGAAACGTGATCGACTCAGCGGGTTAACGACGATGGTCTTGGCAAGGCTGTTCCAGGGGCTTACTTTCAAGCCTCTACGGCCCCCTCTACGGGCGTAGAGGCTCTGACGTCCCGTCGAAGGAGCAGCTCATGGCCAACGTCGTCCGCGCCGCTCTGGTCCAGGCCACCTGGACCGGCGACACCGAGTCCATGGTGGCGAAACACGAGGAGTACGCCCGCGAGGCGGCCCGGCAGGGCGCCAAGATCATCGGGTTCCAGGAAGTCTTCAACGCTCCCTACTTCTGTCAGGTCCAGGAACCGGAGCACTACCGCTGGGCCGAGCCGGTACCCGACGGGCCGACCGTGCGTCGGATGCAGGAGCTCGCCCGCGAGACGGGCATGGTGGTCGTCGTCCCCGTCTTCGAGGTCGAGCAGTCCGGTTTCTACTACAACACCGCGGCCGTGATCGACGCCGACGGCACCTTCCTCGGCAAGTACCGCAAGCACCACATCCCCCAGGTCAAGGGCTTCTGGGAGAAGTACTACTTCAAGCCCGGCAACGTCGGCTGGCCCGTCTTCGACACCGCCGTCGGCAAGGTCGGCGTCTACATCTGCTACGACCGCCACTTCCCGGAGGGCTGGCGGCAACTCGGCCTGAACGGCGCCCAGTTGGTGTACAACCCGTCAGCGACCTCGCGGGGGCTGTCCGCGTACCTGTGGCAGTTGGAGCAGCCCGCGGCCGCCGTCGCCAACGAGTACTTTGTCGCCGCGATCAACCGCGTCGGGCAGGAGCCGTACGGGGACAACGACTTCTACGGGACGTCGTACTTCGTCGACCCGCGCGGCCAGTTCGTCGGTGAGGTCGCCAGCGACAAGGGCGAGGAACTCGTCGTCCGGGACCTCGACTTCGACCTGATCGAAGAAGTGCGGCAGCAGTGGGCCTTCTACCGCGACCGCCGCCCCGACGCCTACGAAGGACTGGTGC of the Streptomyces sp. T12 genome contains:
- a CDS encoding nitrilase-related carbon-nitrogen hydrolase yields the protein MANVVRAALVQATWTGDTESMVAKHEEYAREAARQGAKIIGFQEVFNAPYFCQVQEPEHYRWAEPVPDGPTVRRMQELARETGMVVVVPVFEVEQSGFYYNTAAVIDADGTFLGKYRKHHIPQVKGFWEKYYFKPGNVGWPVFDTAVGKVGVYICYDRHFPEGWRQLGLNGAQLVYNPSATSRGLSAYLWQLEQPAAAVANEYFVAAINRVGQEPYGDNDFYGTSYFVDPRGQFVGEVASDKGEELVVRDLDFDLIEEVRQQWAFYRDRRPDAYEGLVQP